GGAGGGTCGAGGAGAAAATCGACGAGTTTACCCGGCAAACCGCTATGGCTGTCGTGCTCCCTTTGATGAAGCAGGTCGAATCTCTCTTTCTCAAGTGGTATAGCGAAGGGGGGGCCCTGAAATCGGTACAGGAAAACATCCAGACATTTGTTGAAAACTACGATGTCAAAAACACATTACAAGCCCGCGACAAACTGCTTGCTGAAGACTTGATGCGATTGATTCGAGATTACCTGGGGATCTGGCTCAAGGAGCATTCGATCCACCGCAAAGTCGAGGATTTGCTTCCTCCCGGAACGCTCACGGTTCCTGTTCCAGAATTAGGGAGTTTTACCAATGAGATCACCAAAATCATTTCTAATCTCGTCGTAATCGGACTGACCGGAACCATTTTTGGAATCGTGTATTTGGCCGCCCATGGCACGCATATTCTGGCGCATCCCTTGACCGGATTGCCGATCGCACTCGCTTCGGCACTCGCGGCTGGCCTCGGTTTCCAGCGAATCGAGGAACCACTCCGCCGCAAAGTCCTCGAGTTTGAGTGGGGTCAAAACTCTTTGAAGGCTCTCAAGCTCGCACTTTCTGAGAATCGATTGAAAGAGAAAATCGCCGAAAGTCAGCAAAAAGCGATTCAGGAGATCCAGGATCTCTTGAAGGGAGCAGGTCCTCGCGATCAAGCTCCGACTGCGGCAAGACCATCTTCCTCCTGGAACAACCTACAAGAACTTCGGGCCCGCGTGACCGGGCAGTTTGAAGATATTGTCAACAAGGTGATCGAAGATCTGGGAGTACTCGAAGAGATTCGACGAGATTAGTGGGCGTCGAGTGAGGGATGTGTTATCGTGTCTGCTCAGTGGATTTGCTAATTACAATGCTTCGCTGGGTCTCCGGTTATCGCTGAGATGGTTTCGCAGTCCGATCAAAATTTCCAAAGGGAAGCGTAGCCTTGGCTCTAAACCAGGTCAAAGGAAATAGAGCTTCAAAACCGGTTCGATCCAGCCTCGAATACTCCTAGAGAAAAGAACATCTTCAATTCCCCGATCTTGTGAATCAGTAAAGGTATATTGCTGTTGGGCGAAACAGCAGGCGGCAGACAAACAGAAAAGCCGCTCGCATCGCCAAGTCGATCAAGATTCGTGCAGTCTCCAGAAAACGTATTAACGTTAATACAACTCATTTCCGCTTACCGCGGAAACAGTTGACGCGTCGAAACATGTGCATGCCTTGAAGCGCATCTAAATAGAAAGCCAAAGCCCTAGGGTTGTCCATCGTTAAAAGGCTCTGCTTATAACTGAATATGTTTGCCACAAACGATTGCAACTCAGAATCTTTTCGACTCATCAGCTGCAAAAAGTTTTCGTGCTCCAGATCGCGACGCACCCATCGAGGCGATTCGACCATTGTATCCTTGACGAGTATTACGCCCGAACGATGCACCGCGACAGAATCCTTGGAGAAACTCTCCGAAGTCAGCACCGCGCCGCCGGCAGCATAAGCATCGAACTCAGAATACAAAGTCATTTTGTCGCGGTGCACGTGTCCGTCGATAAAGTCAACAAATTCACGAGCCAACTGTCCGGACCAGATGATGGGATTACTAGGCACATACGAAGGAATCGACACACCAACTCGGTAACCCAGCAAAACCATTTGCCGGTTTTGACGATCAGAAAGTAGTTTCTGACAGGTCCGGTAAACGGGAGCTACAACTCGTCTCGCGTAACAAAACGGACAGAACGACGCAAAGTTACAAACACGCAAAGGAGCCATCAAACAGCTAGCACCAACCGGAGGACAATTCACAGCGAAATTGTAACGAGACTCGCTAGAAAAACGAGAGAGCAACTGCGTGTCGCGAAGCCGGCGAAGTTGCTTTCGATACTTCCCCTGGATAGCGGACGTATCTTTAGCTACGCCCGCGATCGATGTCATCATCATACGTATTAAAGGGGAAAATTTTCGCGACGTAAACCGAAAAGTTAACGTTGGGAAATCAGAATCAGCCATGTTAAGACCTCGAAGAGTATAGAAGAAATATTTTTTATAGCTTGCCACTATTTATTATTTTTGTTTTACTAAGCACCGCAATAAACCACAAAAAATTGGCCGTTCCAGATGCTAAGTAAACCAAGTTCTGAGTTTGAGGTTAGTTTCTTCTCTTTCTCTTTCTCTATAGAAAGAGAAGAAATGCCGCCGCCCTTGCGGGCGTCGTGGGCGAAAGGCATTTTTATTTCCAAAAACCAAAACCAAACGAAACGAACTTGCGACAAAAGCGCAGACCGAGTTCCGACAAAGCGCAGAAGCGAGTTCCGACAGTGTGAGTGGCGCGCGTTTGTATTAACGATAATACGCGCTCACGCTCGTCGACGAAGTTTGCGGCGCCAGTTTGCCGGATAGTCGACACCGTGTCGCGACAGAGTTTGTTTGAGTTCTCGAAAAGCGCTATCGCCGAAGTTCGGTATGGTTCCGAAGAAACTCGGTTTCTGTTGCAGCAGCTGGTCGACGTAAAGGATATGGTGCTTCTCGAGCGCGTTGGCGATGCGTACCGGCAGGTCCAGTTCTGCGATAGCGCGGTCCTGCGGTTTGACTTCGATGATCGGCGGACGTCTTCGTCTTGCTTTCGACATTTTTAATCCTGTCCGATGATGTGTTTTTCAACTATCCTCTCACACTTTCTCAGCTTTTTTATCTTTTCCAAATCTACCCAAGTTGCGCTAGAGTTTTTCTCTTTTACAATTTGCGGACAACTTTTGCCTTTAGCGTCTAGGTCGAGAAGAGTTTTGATCGCTGAGTCTACTGCGAGTTCTGAGAATCCGTAGACCTTTTTCATTGCGATTCGAAGCAGCACAAGTTTTGCCGGATTTTCTTTTTTGTCGAGTGCCCTTGCTGGTGTTCCAACTGTATTAGCTCCCCGCAGGATAAAACTCCGACTCTGTCGCTCAGTCCCGAGTTGTTCGAGTGCGGATTTAGATTACGCGGATCGTACGGCTCGATGATGATATCTCTGCCGATCTGCGGGGCGTTTCAGAACCTGCGAATACAGCCATAGTTGTACTTTCGTTATAATGTTAATAAAGACGTACAAGCTCTTCAACACCTTAGGCGAGTAGAAGGGTCGGATAAGGGGCTCCGAAACGATTCTGGTTGATTTTTTGGCTATTAGCGTTGATTTAGAAAGCGATCAGCCGTCCGATTGTACGACAAACAGTTAATTATTTAGATGAAGGTTTAAATATGTATCTGAAAGAAGTGTTGACAGATCGTTTCCAGCGTTTTTTGTTCCTGGTTATTTTCCCGCCGCAGCTTCTGAGGAAGAGCAGCCCATCCAGGTTGCTTTCGTGTACGCTGGTGCAGAGCTTTTTGGCAGCGAGAATCCAGGTATCTTGCAATCGTCGAATCGCATCTCGGCCGAGTCCTTGTCGCACATCGGAATCTTTGACGACCAAGCGTCGAATGCGAACGGCAGCTTCTACCTACTTGTATATCACCACGCCTCTAATAGTGCTTCCTACTTTCAACAATCGAACTAAATGATTTCGACTTTTTGTCCGCTGTGCCGTCAGGACTTTGGCGCACCATCGCTCTCCGGGAAAAGCGTCTTACAAACTACGTGCGGTTGCTTCCGCTTCGGCTTGCTCGATCCAGATAAAACTCAAATCGTCCGTTGTTATCCTTTGTGGGGCCTGAGTAGGATTTTCGAGGAGTTTTTCTAAATCGAACTCCTCCATAGCAATCCGAGCTAACTTGGATAATTTATCCGCCATCTGATTCCATACGAGCAACTCTCGTCTATCCTAGTTCCAATTCAGAATTAATTCGTTTCTGTAATATACGTCGAACAGATTCCAGATCGCCGCGTTTTTCATTCCGCCGCGATCTCGATCATTGCCGCTATCGGCGACGTTCGCACTATCCGTGAATATCTGAACTTGCAAGAGGCGGCGTACGCCAGTCTCTTCTCGTTCTCTGTCGAGACTAGCGATCAGACCTGCGGGATGGCCGGGTGCTGGAGTTGGCCGGTGATGCGGGCCTCGTTGGCGAACCGGCGGCGGCACCGAGATTACTCTCATTCACGAGAGCTTCGAGAATATCGAAAGTCAAAAGGGCCATTGCCACGGCTGGACGGGATCGTTGCAACAGTAGGCTGCTTTGCTGGAAAAAGAATGGTCGAAACGATCGAAATAAGTCTAACGACGGCCTGATTGGGTCCTCCGGGAGTTATCTAACTCCTGGCGGACGGACGATGATCCGCAGTCTGCTCTCACGCCTTCACAACGCATCCGCTAACTTCGCTAAAGAGCTTTCAATGCGATAATATTTTTGAATTTTGCATTTTTTTGAGATTGCTTCCTTTCCAGTCGATCATTACACTTTGAGACTCTCTCCAAACCATTAAGGCGAGCAAGTTCTGGTTCTCGCCAGCCATGGTTATTCCCGTTCCTTTTAATCGAAGATAGAACTGATAAGCGACCTTCCCTGATCGGCGATTCGGACGATAGGGATGGGAGCCCAATGCCCTGTTTTCAACCAAAGAAATCGAGTATCGAATAAAGGCGTATCCATGCCAATTGCGTTTCGCTGCGAATCCTGTCAAGTCAAGTTGAAGGCGCCCGATGGGTCGTCGGGCCGGTCTATCGCCTGTCCCGGTTGTAAAACGCGGGTGACCATTCCTACACCCCCTTCGGAAGATGAAGTAGCCGCCGCATTACTGTTGGATTCGCCCATTTCTGAGGATACTCCCTCCGCCCCCGAAGTGAACACTTCCGAACCGGATTGTTATGATTCGGATCCCTTGTCCAAGACCGAGCGGAAGAATACCCTTCTCAAGCAGTTCGAGGATCCGCCCCAGGCGAAAATTCCGGTCGGAGGCCAACTTCACGCCCCGCCTTCGAAGCCAAAAGTCTCCCCAGTGAAATCGAACGATCCGCCGGGCTGGTTTCGCCACTTGCACTGGTTGCTGATCGCCGCGCTGATACCTTTGGCATTTTCGCTACTGCGTAAGCCATCGGAGGCGGACGAACCGATTCCCCGACTTCTAAGAACACTTGAAAATTCCAACCCTGAAGTAGAACATCGCATCACTGCGGCACTCGAAAGCAGCAATGATCCAGAGGCCGCTTTTGAACGGATTTTCGAAATATTACCCCAGCACAAATTCGATGGGGCCTTCCTGCCTCGTAACAGCAAACTTCACTGGCTTTTCGCGGGTCTCTCCGCCACTGTCTTTTTGATATTCATTTACTCTCTGTCTCTATTCGGCACTGCCGACCCCAAGCGATTACTTTGGATCGGGCTCTTTACCGGCACAGTTGGCGTGCTGATGTTATTTTTGTTTCAGTACATCGCCGATGCGACCTATGGGGTGACTCTGATCGGCCGTAGCGTGCTGATCATTTTCTTTTACATCGTCAAATTCATTGGGTTCTCTTATCGTGCGGCCACCGACCCGGATAACGGCTTTCTGCTCAGCTTCGTCGGCTTTACTCTTGGAGTCGGCTTTTGCGAAGAGGTGTGCAAGGCCGTTCCGCTCTTGTTTAAACATTCCCAGCAGGAAAGCCAAAGCTGGCGAAATGCGTTCCTCTGGGGGATGGCCTCGAGCGCGGGATTCGGCATCTCGGAGGCCGTGGTTTACGCGGGTGGGCAATACAACGGCATTTCCAGTTCAGGCATCTATTTGGTCCGCTTTATATCCTGCGTCGCGTTGCATGCACTTTGGACTGGTTCCGCAGCCATTACGATTCAACAGAAACCGGACTGGGTGAATACCGATGGCTGGTTCGAGTACGGGGCGAGTCTCTTCCGAATACTGGCGATACCGAT
The genomic region above belongs to Telmatocola sphagniphila and contains:
- a CDS encoding DNA-directed RNA polymerase subunit alpha C-terminal domain-containing protein gives rise to the protein MSKARRRRPPIIEVKPQDRAIAELDLPVRIANALEKHHILYVDQLLQQKPSFFGTIPNFGDSAFRELKQTLSRHGVDYPANWRRKLRRRA
- a CDS encoding PrsW family glutamic-type intramembrane protease; amino-acid sequence: MPIAFRCESCQVKLKAPDGSSGRSIACPGCKTRVTIPTPPSEDEVAAALLLDSPISEDTPSAPEVNTSEPDCYDSDPLSKTERKNTLLKQFEDPPQAKIPVGGQLHAPPSKPKVSPVKSNDPPGWFRHLHWLLIAALIPLAFSLLRKPSEADEPIPRLLRTLENSNPEVEHRITAALESSNDPEAAFERIFEILPQHKFDGAFLPRNSKLHWLFAGLSATVFLIFIYSLSLFGTADPKRLLWIGLFTGTVGVLMLFLFQYIADATYGVTLIGRSVLIIFFYIVKFIGFSYRAATDPDNGFLLSFVGFTLGVGFCEEVCKAVPLLFKHSQQESQSWRNAFLWGMASSAGFGISEAVVYAGGQYNGISSSGIYLVRFISCVALHALWTGSAAITIQQKPDWVNTDGWFEYGASLFRILAIPIVLHGLYDTFLKKDMNALALLTALASFGYLAFQLSRLQGEDDRNRTDAMLRDYQRKKKAMA